A stretch of the Arthrobacter sp. PAMC 25486 genome encodes the following:
- a CDS encoding fructose-specific PTS transporter subunit EIIC, with protein MTTLISTDLVLLDANLGMDTTSVIRTLAELIAKTGRASEVAGLFADALAREQKTATGVPGGIAIPHCRSEAVLEPTLAMARLNPAVDFGAKDGPADIIFFIAAPAGADNAHLKLLSKLARSLIKKDFTAALRAAATPADIVALVDEALADKPKPATATAAPAAQADPGAAAATPEPARRKRIVAVTACPTGIAHTYMAADSLVAAAEEAGVDLQVETQGSGAVTPLDPAVIAAADAVIFAVDVDVRGKERFAGKPLVSSPVKRGIDEPAKMVQEAVAASNNPNAHRVPHFGAEEAADQKAESSSESLGAKIKKVLLTGVSYMIPFVAGGGLLIALGFLLGGFLIPDFADKILTTNSLANLPTDFPDQALGPLGAYLGAVAFTIGNLSMSFLVPALAGYIAFGIADRPGIAPGFTAGAIAVFMGAGFLGGLVGGILAGLAAYWIGSWKVPRWLRGLMPVVIIPLLGSIIASGAMLLFLGAPIAALSDGLNSWLTGMTGASAVALGIILGLMMCFDLGGPVNKVAYAFAVAGLGAGSIAAQAPWEIMATVMAAGMVPPLAMALATVLDAKRFSLAERENGKAAWLLGASFITEGAIPFAAADPLRVIPASMLGGAVTGAMTMAFHVTSQAPHGGIFVFFAIGNVVMFVVSILAGTVVAGFAVVALKRWAVRKPVDTLAATQLASQAS; from the coding sequence ATGACCACCCTCATTAGCACCGATCTGGTGCTCCTTGACGCCAACCTTGGCATGGACACCACCTCCGTCATCCGCACCCTGGCCGAGCTCATTGCAAAGACCGGCCGGGCCTCCGAAGTTGCAGGATTGTTCGCCGATGCGCTGGCCCGCGAGCAAAAAACCGCCACCGGCGTCCCCGGCGGCATCGCCATCCCGCACTGCCGCTCCGAGGCGGTGCTTGAACCCACACTCGCCATGGCCCGTCTGAACCCTGCTGTCGACTTCGGTGCCAAAGACGGCCCGGCCGACATCATCTTCTTCATTGCGGCCCCGGCCGGCGCCGACAACGCCCACCTCAAGCTGCTCTCCAAGCTGGCCCGCTCCCTCATCAAGAAGGACTTCACGGCGGCCCTGCGCGCAGCAGCAACCCCGGCCGACATCGTCGCCCTCGTCGACGAAGCGCTGGCAGACAAACCCAAGCCGGCCACGGCAACAGCCGCACCTGCGGCGCAAGCCGATCCCGGCGCAGCCGCCGCCACACCCGAGCCGGCCCGCCGGAAGCGGATCGTTGCCGTGACGGCGTGTCCCACGGGAATCGCCCACACGTACATGGCCGCCGATTCGCTCGTCGCCGCAGCCGAGGAGGCCGGTGTTGACCTGCAGGTCGAGACGCAGGGCTCCGGCGCCGTGACACCGCTGGACCCGGCCGTCATTGCAGCAGCGGACGCCGTGATTTTTGCCGTCGACGTGGATGTGCGCGGCAAGGAGCGCTTTGCCGGCAAGCCCCTCGTCAGCTCGCCCGTGAAGCGCGGCATTGACGAACCCGCCAAGATGGTCCAGGAAGCTGTTGCCGCGTCGAACAACCCCAACGCGCACCGTGTGCCGCACTTCGGCGCAGAGGAAGCCGCCGACCAGAAGGCCGAATCCTCCAGTGAAAGCCTCGGCGCCAAGATCAAGAAGGTCCTGCTGACCGGCGTCAGCTACATGATCCCGTTCGTGGCCGGCGGCGGTTTGCTGATCGCCCTGGGCTTCCTGCTGGGCGGTTTCCTGATTCCGGACTTCGCGGACAAGATCCTGACAACCAACAGCCTGGCCAACCTGCCCACGGACTTCCCGGACCAGGCCCTGGGCCCGCTCGGTGCCTACCTTGGCGCCGTGGCGTTCACCATCGGCAACCTGTCCATGAGCTTCCTGGTCCCTGCGTTGGCGGGCTACATCGCGTTCGGCATCGCCGACCGACCCGGCATCGCCCCCGGCTTCACGGCCGGCGCGATTGCCGTGTTCATGGGTGCCGGTTTCCTGGGCGGGCTGGTGGGCGGCATCCTTGCCGGCCTCGCCGCCTACTGGATCGGCAGCTGGAAGGTGCCCCGCTGGCTGCGCGGCCTCATGCCCGTCGTGATCATCCCACTGTTGGGCTCCATCATCGCCTCCGGCGCCATGCTCCTCTTCCTGGGCGCGCCCATCGCCGCACTCTCCGACGGTTTGAACAGCTGGCTGACAGGCATGACCGGGGCATCCGCCGTCGCGCTTGGCATCATCCTGGGCCTGATGATGTGCTTTGACCTGGGCGGGCCTGTCAACAAGGTGGCCTACGCATTTGCGGTTGCCGGGCTCGGCGCGGGCAGCATTGCCGCCCAAGCGCCGTGGGAAATCATGGCCACTGTCATGGCTGCGGGTATGGTCCCGCCGCTGGCGATGGCGTTGGCCACCGTGCTCGATGCGAAGCGTTTCTCTCTTGCCGAGCGTGAAAACGGCAAGGCCGCCTGGCTGCTCGGCGCCTCGTTCATCACCGAAGGCGCCATCCCGTTCGCGGCCGCCGATCCCTTACGCGTCATCCCCGCCTCCATGCTGGGCGGCGCCGTGACAGGTGCCATGACCATGGCCTTCCACGTGACCTCGCAGGCACCCCACGGCGGCATCTTCGTCTTCTTCGCGATCGGCAACGTCGTCATGTTCGTAGTTTCCATCCTGGCGGGCACCGTCGTGGCCGGTTTCGCGGTTGTTGCACTCAAGCGCTGGGCCGTGCGCAAGCCCGTTGATACCCTTGCAGCAACGCAGCTTGCAAGCCAGGCCAGCTAA
- a CDS encoding phosphoenolpyruvate--protein phosphotransferase, producing the protein MQNFVGVGVFRGRVIGPVRHMPPALAEPPVGEKLESSTAPETAAASLKSAGATVKAQLQERAARADGAGREVLEATALMATDPMLIKAAIKLVNTGTSAERAIWEAGDTVANMLANLGGMMAERSHDVLDVRSRIVAVLRGVPAPEIPDFAEPFILVAEDLAPADTATLDPSKVIALVTAGGGPQSHTAIIARSLGLPAVVAAVGVSGIADGALVFVDGSAGVVSTEPGDSERSAVAVWEEKSSLLSVFDGEGQLADGTLIPLLANVGGAKDAGEAAAANAQGVGLLRTEFCFLGNSTEPGHDDQVAAYKGVFDAFPGKKVVVRTLDAGADKPLPFLTDSTEPNPALGVRGYRTDLTTPGVLARQLAAIAAAAAAASAEVWVMAPMISTSAEAADFAALCTAAGLRIPGVMVEVPSAALTARHILDQVEFASLGTNDLTQYAMAADRQLGTLAGLNDPWQPAVLALVQATVEGAISQAKHSVSLETSSPKPVGVCGESAADPALAVVLAGLGVSTLSMTPRALPAVAAVLRTVTLEQARALADRAVAAPSAAEARKLVRAGLPALAELGL; encoded by the coding sequence GTGCAAAACTTTGTTGGAGTTGGCGTCTTCCGGGGCCGTGTCATTGGCCCGGTCCGGCACATGCCGCCCGCGTTGGCCGAACCTCCCGTTGGTGAAAAGTTGGAAAGTTCGACGGCGCCCGAGACTGCCGCGGCATCCCTCAAGTCCGCCGGGGCAACAGTGAAAGCGCAGTTGCAGGAGCGTGCCGCACGCGCCGATGGTGCCGGCCGGGAAGTGCTGGAAGCCACGGCCCTGATGGCCACCGACCCCATGTTGATCAAGGCAGCCATCAAGCTGGTCAACACCGGCACCTCCGCCGAACGGGCCATCTGGGAGGCCGGCGACACAGTTGCGAACATGCTGGCGAACCTCGGCGGCATGATGGCCGAGCGTTCCCACGACGTCCTGGACGTCCGGTCCCGGATCGTGGCTGTGCTGCGCGGGGTGCCCGCCCCGGAAATCCCCGACTTCGCCGAGCCGTTCATCCTGGTGGCCGAGGACCTTGCCCCTGCCGACACGGCCACGCTTGACCCGTCAAAGGTCATTGCACTGGTCACGGCGGGCGGAGGCCCGCAGTCGCACACCGCCATCATTGCCCGCAGCCTGGGGCTGCCGGCCGTGGTTGCCGCGGTTGGCGTCTCCGGCATCGCCGACGGCGCACTCGTCTTCGTTGACGGCTCCGCCGGGGTTGTCAGCACCGAACCTGGCGACTCCGAACGTTCCGCCGTTGCCGTGTGGGAGGAAAAGTCTTCTTTACTCAGTGTCTTTGACGGTGAGGGGCAGCTTGCCGACGGCACGCTGATCCCGCTGCTGGCGAATGTGGGCGGGGCCAAGGATGCCGGTGAGGCGGCCGCTGCCAACGCCCAGGGCGTGGGCCTGCTGCGCACCGAATTTTGCTTCCTCGGCAACAGCACCGAGCCCGGTCACGACGACCAGGTGGCCGCCTACAAGGGTGTCTTTGACGCCTTCCCGGGCAAGAAGGTTGTGGTCCGCACCCTTGATGCCGGGGCTGACAAGCCGCTGCCGTTCCTCACGGATTCCACCGAGCCCAACCCCGCACTCGGTGTGCGCGGCTACCGCACCGACCTGACCACCCCGGGGGTGCTGGCCCGGCAGCTGGCCGCCATTGCCGCTGCGGCCGCTGCGGCTTCCGCCGAGGTGTGGGTCATGGCCCCGATGATTTCCACCTCTGCCGAGGCAGCAGACTTTGCCGCCCTGTGCACGGCCGCCGGCCTGCGCATCCCGGGTGTCATGGTGGAGGTGCCGTCCGCGGCCCTGACCGCACGGCACATCCTGGACCAGGTGGAGTTTGCCAGTCTCGGCACGAACGACCTCACCCAGTACGCCATGGCCGCGGACAGACAGCTGGGCACCCTGGCCGGCCTCAACGACCCCTGGCAGCCAGCCGTGCTGGCCCTTGTCCAGGCAACTGTTGAGGGCGCCATCTCACAGGCCAAGCACTCAGTCTCACTTGAGACGTCATCACCCAAGCCCGTGGGCGTGTGCGGCGAGTCGGCCGCGGACCCGGCCCTCGCCGTCGTCCTTGCCGGTTTGGGGGTCAGCACGCTGTCCATGACGCCGCGCGCCTTGCCGGCCGTGGCCGCTGTGCTGCGCACTGTCACCCTGGAGCAGGCCAGGGCTTTGGCGGACCGGGCCGTTGCCGCACCGTCCGCCGCCGAGGCCCGCAAGCTGGTCCGTGCCGGGCTGCCAGCCCTGGCCGAACTCGGCCTCTGA
- a CDS encoding HPr family phosphocarrier protein, producing the protein MIERTATIASTVGLHARPASIFAEAAGELDAEVTIARAGEAVDEAVDADSMLALMSLGVEHGEVVVLRTEDDSAGEALDALVRILETNHDA; encoded by the coding sequence ATGATTGAACGTACCGCCACCATTGCCAGCACCGTAGGGCTGCACGCCCGCCCGGCCTCGATCTTTGCCGAAGCCGCCGGTGAACTGGACGCGGAAGTGACCATTGCGCGTGCCGGCGAGGCCGTCGACGAAGCGGTGGACGCCGACAGCATGCTCGCACTCATGAGCCTTGGTGTGGAGCACGGCGAAGTCGTTGTCCTGCGCACCGAGGACGACTCCGCAGGCGAGGCCTTGGACGCACTGGTCCGCATCCTGGAGACCAACCACGACGCCTGA
- a CDS encoding MFS transporter: MPIDRSMTQPETGVKDTAERSQPRLKKPRLPKLKKRRLGIDDVNVVDAPMLKKALSGTVVGNTMEWYDVGVFGYLIATMGPVFLPDSDPDVQTLFLLGTFAATFLARPLGGVVFGWMGDKIGRQKVLAMTLIVMAASTFAVGLLPGYAQIGIWAAVLLVVVKLVQGFSTGGEYAGATTFVSEYAPDKRRGYFASILDLGSYMGFAIGAALVSVLQLTLGQEAMEQWGWRLPFLVAGPLGLVAVYFRMKIEESPQFQATLDANEEKSKSAAAGDEDTSNGPVHLVKVYWRQVLLAMILVAAANTAGYALTSYMPTYLTDSMGYDPVHGTILTIPILVAMAVCIPLAGRLSDRIGRRPVLWVGAISTVVLATPAFMLIGVGPVWTTLLGLALIAFPVTFYVSNLASALPALFPTSSRYGGMGISYNFAVAIFGGTAPFIMKGLITLTGNQMMPAYYLMLTSAIGAVGIYFLRESSQKPLPGSMPSVSTEEEARELVATQDQNPLLDMDYLPFDDSYEPPTPGTGIPITVGRPESIDA, translated from the coding sequence ATGCCCATAGACCGAAGCATGACTCAACCGGAAACAGGTGTTAAGGACACCGCAGAACGCTCGCAACCCCGGCTCAAAAAGCCCCGTTTGCCCAAACTCAAAAAACGCAGATTGGGCATCGACGACGTAAATGTTGTTGATGCCCCAATGCTCAAAAAAGCACTTAGTGGCACCGTTGTCGGAAACACCATGGAATGGTACGACGTCGGTGTCTTTGGATACCTGATCGCCACCATGGGCCCGGTGTTCCTGCCGGATTCGGACCCTGACGTACAGACCCTGTTCCTCCTGGGCACCTTTGCCGCAACCTTCCTGGCCCGCCCGCTCGGTGGCGTTGTGTTTGGTTGGATGGGTGACAAAATTGGGCGGCAGAAGGTGCTGGCCATGACGCTGATCGTCATGGCCGCGTCGACGTTCGCCGTTGGGCTTCTGCCCGGGTACGCACAAATAGGCATTTGGGCTGCCGTGCTTCTTGTGGTGGTCAAGCTCGTTCAGGGCTTCTCCACCGGCGGCGAGTATGCCGGCGCCACCACCTTCGTCAGCGAATACGCCCCGGACAAACGCCGCGGCTACTTCGCCAGCATCCTCGACCTGGGCAGCTACATGGGCTTCGCCATCGGTGCCGCGCTAGTCTCTGTGCTGCAGCTGACCCTTGGCCAGGAGGCCATGGAACAGTGGGGCTGGCGCCTGCCCTTCCTGGTCGCGGGACCCTTGGGTCTCGTTGCTGTGTACTTCCGCATGAAGATCGAGGAGTCTCCCCAGTTCCAAGCCACCTTGGACGCCAACGAAGAGAAGTCCAAGTCTGCTGCCGCCGGTGACGAGGACACTTCAAACGGTCCTGTCCACCTGGTCAAGGTGTACTGGCGGCAAGTCCTGCTCGCCATGATTCTTGTGGCAGCAGCCAATACCGCGGGCTACGCACTCACGTCCTACATGCCAACATATTTGACCGATTCCATGGGTTATGACCCGGTGCACGGAACCATACTTACCATCCCCATTCTGGTCGCCATGGCCGTGTGCATACCACTGGCCGGACGCCTCTCCGACAGGATCGGCCGCCGCCCCGTGTTGTGGGTCGGCGCGATAAGTACAGTGGTGCTGGCCACCCCGGCCTTCATGCTTATCGGCGTAGGTCCCGTCTGGACCACATTGCTGGGGCTTGCGCTGATCGCTTTCCCCGTCACGTTCTACGTGTCAAACCTGGCCTCGGCACTGCCGGCATTGTTCCCGACGTCCAGCCGCTACGGCGGGATGGGCATCTCCTACAACTTTGCCGTAGCGATCTTTGGCGGCACCGCCCCCTTCATCATGAAGGGCCTGATCACCCTCACCGGCAATCAGATGATGCCTGCCTACTATCTGATGCTGACTTCCGCCATTGGCGCAGTGGGCATCTATTTCCTGCGGGAATCTTCCCAGAAGCCGCTACCCGGCTCCATGCCAAGCGTATCGACGGAGGAAGAGGCTCGGGAGCTGGTGGCGACCCAGGACCAAAATCCGCTGCTGGACATGGACTATCTGCCCTTTGACGACTCCTACGAGCCGCCAACCCCGGGCACCGGAATCCCCATCACAGTGGGCCGCCCGGAATCCATCGACGCCTAG
- a CDS encoding SDR family oxidoreductase: MDRPVALITGATSGLGAEFAQQLGRAQHDLVLVARDAARLEVKAVRLRNDFGIDVAILPADLITDDGVASVSARLADPAVPVSVLVNNAGFSLVKAFEKNTVEDEAAHLRILAQTPMELTHAVLPGMLERGSGRIINVSSVSAFIPRGTYGAAKAWGVSFSRFANLRYGPRGVNVTAVCPGFVHTEFHQRMGADMKGVKPWMWLDAEQVVREGLADNAAGKAVSVPSRRYRVLMAATKFIPDRLSAAAGNRGR, translated from the coding sequence ATGGACCGCCCCGTTGCGCTGATCACTGGCGCCACTTCCGGGCTCGGTGCCGAGTTTGCCCAGCAGCTCGGCCGCGCCCAGCATGATTTGGTGCTGGTTGCCCGTGACGCCGCCCGGCTTGAGGTCAAGGCCGTCCGGCTGCGCAACGACTTTGGCATTGACGTTGCGATCCTGCCGGCGGACTTGATTACGGACGACGGCGTTGCTTCCGTCAGTGCCCGGCTGGCGGACCCTGCCGTCCCCGTCTCGGTCTTGGTCAACAATGCCGGGTTCTCGCTTGTGAAGGCCTTTGAGAAGAACACGGTGGAGGACGAGGCCGCGCACCTGCGGATCCTGGCCCAGACGCCCATGGAGCTCACACACGCCGTGCTGCCGGGGATGCTGGAGCGCGGCAGCGGGCGCATCATCAACGTCTCAAGTGTCTCGGCGTTCATCCCGCGTGGCACGTACGGCGCCGCCAAGGCGTGGGGTGTCAGCTTCAGCCGCTTCGCCAACCTGCGGTACGGCCCGCGCGGGGTCAACGTGACGGCTGTGTGCCCCGGCTTTGTGCACACCGAGTTCCACCAGCGCATGGGCGCGGACATGAAAGGCGTGAAGCCGTGGATGTGGCTGGACGCCGAGCAGGTGGTGCGCGAGGGCCTGGCCGACAACGCAGCAGGCAAGGCCGTATCCGTCCCGTCCAGGCGATATCGGGTGCTCATGGCAGCCACTAAGTTCATCCCTGACAGGCTGTCCGCGGCCGCAGGCAATCGCGGCCGCTAG
- a CDS encoding GNAT family N-acetyltransferase, which produces MSVNEALESDPFDATVRMTRNDARHRYELYAAEELAVIITFKDLPGHIDLVHTIGQPGFEGRGLAKVLARYALDDVVASGKRIIPHCSYVARFLEKHPDPYLQYTDFPEDA; this is translated from the coding sequence ATGAGTGTCAATGAAGCCTTGGAATCCGACCCCTTCGACGCAACCGTGCGCATGACCCGCAACGATGCCCGGCACCGCTACGAGCTCTATGCTGCGGAGGAACTGGCAGTGATCATCACGTTCAAGGACCTGCCGGGGCACATCGACCTTGTCCACACCATTGGCCAGCCCGGCTTTGAGGGGCGCGGGCTGGCCAAGGTGCTGGCCCGCTACGCGCTCGACGACGTGGTGGCCTCCGGCAAGCGCATCATCCCGCATTGCAGCTACGTGGCCCGGTTCCTGGAGAAGCATCCGGACCCGTACCTGCAGTACACGGACTTCCCCGAGGACGCGTAG
- a CDS encoding hydroxymethylpyrimidine/phosphomethylpyrimidine kinase — translation MTTNAPALALTIAGSEATGGAGAQADLKTFQELGVFGIVNLTCIVSFDPKDNWNHRFVPVDQQVIADQLEATTAAYGKNSGAPTTLDTVKIGMMGSPATINTVETALQAAAFKNVVLDPVLICKGQEPGHALDTDQALKAQLLPLATFVTPNHFEAESLSGMTINNVEDLKAAARKIHEISGAAVLAKGGVRLIGADAVDVFFDGVTLEVLSAPKVGEVAVSGAGCSLAAAVTAELAKGATPLEAARTAKAFVTAGIKNRVASGAPFTALWQGGARA, via the coding sequence ATGACAACAAACGCCCCCGCACTTGCCCTGACCATCGCCGGATCCGAAGCGACTGGCGGTGCCGGTGCCCAGGCCGACCTCAAAACGTTCCAGGAGCTGGGCGTTTTCGGCATTGTGAACCTGACCTGCATCGTCTCCTTTGATCCCAAGGACAACTGGAACCACCGTTTCGTGCCTGTGGACCAGCAGGTCATTGCGGACCAGCTGGAGGCCACGACGGCGGCCTACGGCAAAAACTCCGGCGCACCCACCACGTTGGACACGGTCAAGATAGGCATGATGGGCAGCCCCGCCACCATCAACACCGTGGAAACCGCACTGCAGGCTGCCGCGTTCAAGAATGTGGTGCTTGACCCGGTGCTGATCTGCAAGGGCCAGGAGCCCGGCCACGCACTGGACACCGACCAGGCGTTGAAGGCTCAGCTCCTGCCGCTGGCCACGTTCGTCACACCCAATCATTTTGAGGCCGAATCGCTCTCCGGGATGACCATCAACAATGTTGAGGACCTGAAGGCGGCCGCCCGCAAGATCCACGAGATCAGCGGCGCAGCAGTCCTCGCCAAGGGCGGGGTGCGCCTGATTGGGGCAGACGCCGTCGACGTCTTCTTTGATGGGGTGACCCTTGAGGTCCTCTCTGCACCGAAGGTTGGCGAGGTGGCTGTCTCCGGTGCAGGCTGTTCACTGGCCGCAGCCGTGACCGCCGAGCTGGCCAAGGGGGCAACACCGTTGGAGGCCGCCCGCACGGCCAAGGCTTTTGTCACCGCAGGCATCAAGAACCGTGTTGCCTCGGGTGCGCCGTTCACTGCCCTCTGGCAGGGCGGCGCCCGCGCATAA
- a CDS encoding cysteine hydrolase, with amino-acid sequence MDTDSTAVVFIEFQNDFTSEGGVLHGAVKDSMEANATLDNAEKVLAAARAAGATVIHSPISFAPGYNEISKHPYGILKGVVDATAFVKGAWGAKIMDRFAPAESDIVIEGKRGLDAFGSTNLDFILRAKGIKTVALAGFLTNCCVESTMRTAYERGYNVVTLTDAVAATSVEEGESAVKFDYPMFSTPTTSDEFIAALESSSTLEDSSRGY; translated from the coding sequence GTGGATACTGATTCAACAGCTGTGGTTTTCATTGAGTTTCAAAACGATTTCACCTCCGAGGGCGGGGTCCTGCACGGCGCCGTCAAGGACTCCATGGAGGCCAACGCCACCTTGGACAACGCAGAGAAGGTGCTCGCCGCCGCCCGTGCGGCAGGGGCCACCGTCATCCACTCCCCCATCAGCTTTGCGCCCGGCTACAACGAAATTTCCAAGCACCCCTACGGCATCCTCAAGGGCGTGGTAGACGCCACGGCGTTCGTGAAGGGCGCGTGGGGTGCCAAAATCATGGACAGGTTTGCCCCGGCGGAGTCCGACATTGTCATTGAAGGCAAGCGTGGCCTGGACGCGTTTGGCAGCACCAACCTTGACTTCATCCTGCGCGCCAAGGGCATCAAGACCGTGGCACTGGCGGGGTTTCTGACCAACTGTTGTGTGGAATCCACCATGCGCACCGCGTATGAACGCGGCTACAACGTGGTGACCCTGACCGATGCCGTGGCTGCCACGAGCGTGGAGGAGGGCGAGTCGGCGGTGAAGTTTGATTATCCAATGTTCTCAACTCCCACCACCTCGGATGAATTCATCGCGGCGCTGGAATCATCTTCCACGTTGGAGGACTCCTCCCGGGGGTACTGA
- a CDS encoding DUF47 domain-containing protein: MVKLRLFPQETAGLQVLANMAEQILAGTHTLAEMLGAGRGNFGALTESLRQHEAASTADFATLLTGMRTSFINPLPREDLYALGQLLNETSEILAGAGEVIELYTLDRIPNRVSDQLEILSRQAELTTGAMKSLNDLDSLEDYWLEVLRLAKRADHTHRIVVAELLEAHSPTTFAKYKTLADQFAAASGQMRAVAIQVGSLIVKES; this comes from the coding sequence ATGGTGAAGCTTCGACTTTTCCCCCAGGAGACCGCCGGGCTGCAGGTCCTGGCCAACATGGCAGAGCAGATTCTGGCCGGCACACACACCCTTGCAGAGATGCTCGGCGCCGGACGAGGAAACTTCGGGGCACTGACGGAATCACTGCGCCAGCACGAAGCCGCCTCAACGGCGGATTTCGCCACACTCTTGACAGGCATGCGCACCAGCTTCATCAACCCGCTGCCGCGCGAAGACCTTTACGCGTTGGGCCAGCTCCTCAATGAAACCAGCGAAATCCTTGCAGGTGCCGGGGAAGTCATCGAGCTGTACACCCTTGACCGCATCCCCAACCGGGTCAGTGACCAGCTGGAAATCCTGTCCCGCCAGGCGGAGCTGACCACCGGGGCCATGAAGTCCCTCAACGACCTCGACAGCCTAGAGGACTATTGGCTTGAGGTGCTGCGCCTGGCCAAACGTGCCGATCACACCCACAGGATAGTTGTCGCCGAACTGCTGGAGGCCCACAGCCCCACAACCTTCGCCAAGTACAAGACCCTCGCCGACCAATTCGCGGCCGCCAGCGGACAAATGCGTGCCGTCGCCATACAGGTGGGCAGCCTCATCGTTAAGGAATCCTAG
- a CDS encoding inorganic phosphate transporter has product MVAFLLGAVLVTAAVFAFLNGFRDASSAVALSVRTRALTPSIAVLLAALFNCLGALASVALTAAFAEKLFTVPPGKNGLILLLASLIGACLWGIYLWWRGYPSSSTHALISALVGASLGSAMMGQSPLEGINTTMLTLVLLPLLVSPIVAFVLGFAAVYPTSWAARNTAPNSVNRRTRQLQSVAGAAVAFGHGLQDGQRTTAVVLFALIAAGTIGAGEIPLWVPIFTAVMLTAGTLWGGWRISYTLGHRLVRIDPMRGFVAQLVGAALLFFGAFGLHMPLSTTHTVTAATVGAGANQRFSSTNGRVLIRIAGAWVVTPVVCVALGALFFLALSPLA; this is encoded by the coding sequence TTGGTCGCCTTCCTGCTCGGTGCCGTGCTCGTCACGGCGGCGGTCTTCGCATTCCTGAACGGTTTCCGCGATGCCTCCTCCGCCGTCGCACTTTCGGTCCGGACCCGTGCACTGACACCCTCCATCGCGGTCCTGCTCGCGGCCCTGTTCAACTGTCTCGGCGCCCTGGCGAGTGTGGCGCTGACCGCCGCGTTCGCAGAGAAGCTGTTCACGGTGCCGCCTGGCAAGAACGGGCTGATTCTGCTGCTGGCGTCGCTGATCGGGGCGTGCCTGTGGGGCATTTACCTGTGGTGGCGCGGCTATCCGTCCTCGTCCACGCATGCGTTGATAAGCGCCTTGGTGGGTGCTTCACTCGGTTCGGCCATGATGGGCCAATCGCCGCTGGAGGGGATCAACACCACCATGTTGACGCTGGTGCTGCTGCCATTGCTGGTTTCGCCGATCGTGGCTTTTGTGTTGGGATTCGCCGCGGTCTATCCCACGTCGTGGGCCGCGCGGAACACCGCACCCAACAGCGTGAACCGGCGCACCCGCCAGTTGCAGTCCGTGGCGGGGGCTGCTGTGGCCTTTGGGCATGGTTTGCAAGATGGCCAGCGCACGACGGCGGTTGTCCTGTTTGCGCTGATAGCAGCCGGCACGATTGGGGCTGGGGAGATACCCTTGTGGGTGCCCATATTTACTGCTGTGATGCTTACGGCTGGCACTCTTTGGGGCGGCTGGCGCATCTCCTACACTTTGGGACACCGGCTGGTTCGGATTGACCCCATGCGCGGTTTTGTGGCCCAGCTGGTGGGTGCCGCCTTGCTGTTTTTTGGTGCGTTCGGCCTTCACATGCCGTTGTCCACCACCCATACCGTCACAGCGGCCACGGTGGGGGCCGGGGCCAACCAGCGCTTCTCCTCAACCAATGGGCGGGTACTGATTCGGATCGCCGGCGCCTGGGTTGTCACCCCGGTTGTATGTGTTGCCTTGGGAGCGCTGTTCTTCCTGGCACTGTCACCCCTGGCGTAG
- a CDS encoding TetR/AcrR family transcriptional regulator gives MSIKTLSGEALPERRGRGRRPAAEVRGRVVAAAAELLFEQGLPAVTFDKVAALAGSSKTTLYKWWPSAGALAAEAYFNRVEHTLEFPDTGDIEADLRTQLRAFVHLLAEEGAGTVIAELIGASQTDPALRAAFSAAYSRPRRDLAIAALQRARDRGQLRGGFSLDVIVDQLWGACYHRLVIPDEPLTVEFADELVRNALHGAFPAPR, from the coding sequence ATGTCCATAAAAACTTTGTCCGGTGAGGCCCTGCCGGAACGGCGCGGGAGGGGCCGGCGACCCGCCGCGGAAGTACGGGGCAGGGTGGTTGCCGCAGCTGCCGAGCTGCTGTTCGAGCAGGGCCTGCCCGCCGTCACGTTCGACAAGGTGGCCGCACTCGCAGGCTCTAGCAAGACGACCCTCTACAAGTGGTGGCCCAGCGCCGGGGCGCTCGCCGCAGAAGCCTACTTCAACCGCGTGGAGCACACGCTTGAGTTCCCTGACACCGGCGACATCGAGGCGGACCTGCGCACCCAATTGCGCGCGTTCGTGCACCTCCTGGCCGAGGAGGGCGCCGGCACCGTCATTGCGGAATTGATCGGCGCCTCGCAAACCGACCCGGCACTGCGGGCGGCATTCTCGGCGGCCTACTCACGTCCGCGGCGGGACCTGGCGATTGCGGCGCTGCAGCGGGCGCGGGACCGCGGCCAGCTCCGCGGCGGCTTCTCCCTGGATGTCATCGTCGACCAACTCTGGGGCGCTTGCTACCACCGCCTCGTCATCCCCGACGAGCCCCTCACCGTCGAGTTCGCCGACGAGCTCGTCCGCAACGCACTCCACGGAGCGTTCCCGGCGCCGCGCTGA